A region of Aquila chrysaetos chrysaetos chromosome 13, bAquChr1.4, whole genome shotgun sequence DNA encodes the following proteins:
- the KCTD9 gene encoding BTB/POZ domain-containing protein KCTD9 isoform X1 — protein sequence MSVNERYLPGSAGGAGCCCRRRRRSMRRVTLFVNGSPRNGKVVAVYGTLSDLLSVASNKLGIKATSVYNGKGGLIDDIALIRDDDVLFVCEGEPFIDPQADGRPHEELTGSHTDWLTLNVGGRYFTTTRSTLVNKEPDSMLAHMFKDKDAWGNKQDHRGAFLIDRSPEYFEPILNYLRHGQLIVNDGINLLGVLEEARFFGIDSLIEHLEIAIKNSQPAEDHSPISRKEFVRFLLATPTKSELRCQGLNFSGADLSRLDLRYINFKMANLSRCNLAHANLCCANLERADLSGSVLDCANLQGVKMLCSNAEGASLKGCNFEDPSGLKANLEGANLKGVDMEGSQMTGINLRVATLKNAKLKNCNLRGATLAGTDLENCDLSGCDLQEANLRGSNVKGAIFEEMLTPLHMSQSVR from the exons GTTGTGGCTGTATATGGGACTTTATCAGATTTGCTGTCTGTGGCTAGTAATAAGCTTGGAATAAAAGCGACCAGTGTTTACAATGGAAAAGGTGGACTCATTGATGATATCGCTTTGATTAG GGATGATGATGTTTTGTTTGTCTGCGAAGGAGAACCATTCATTG ATCCTCAGGCTGATGGGAGACCTCATGAAGAACTAACAGGGTCACACACCGATTGGTTAACACTCAATGTTGGAGGCCGATACTTCACCACTACACG GAGCACTTTGGTTAATAAAGAACCTGACAGTATGTTGGCCCACATGTTTAAAGATAAAG ATGCTTGGGGAAATAAGCAAGATCATAGAGGAGCATTCCTAATTGACCGCAGTCCAGAGTATTTTGAGCCAATTTTGAACTATTTGCGTCACGGACAGCTCATTGTAAATGATGGCATTAATTTGCTAG gTGTTTTGGAAGAAGCCAGGTTTTTTGGTATCGATTCACTAATTGAACATCTAGAAATAGCTATTAAG AATTCACAGCCAGCTGAGGATCATTCTCCTATCTCTCGGAAGGAGTTTGTCCGATTCCTACTGGCAACCCCAACCAAGTCTGAGCTGCGATGTCAG ggTCTCAATTTCAGTGGAGCAGATCTTTCACGCCTAGATCTTCGATACATAAACTTCAAGATGGCTAACCTAAGCCGTTGCAACCTAGCACATGCCAACCTGTGCTGTGCAAATCTTGAAAGAGCTGACCTCTCTGGATCAGTGCTTGAT TGTGCAAACCTTCAAGGGGTAAAGATGCTGTGTTCCAACGCAGAAGGAGCATCTCTAAAAGGGTGCAATTTTGAAGATCCATCAGGCCTTAAAGCTAATTTGGAAG gTGCTAACCTGAAAGGTGTTGACATGGAAGGCAGTCAAATGACAGGAATTAATCTAAGGGTTGCAAcgctgaaaaatgcaaaactaaaaaactgTAATCTTAGAGGAGCAACTTTGGCAGGAACTGATCTGGAA AATTGTGATCTATCAGGTTGTGATCTACAAGAAGCTAATTTGAGGGGATCTAATGTAAAAGGAGCTATCTTTGAAGAGATGCTGACACCTTTGCACATGTCTCAGAGCGTCAGATAG